Sequence from the Chelonoidis abingdonii isolate Lonesome George chromosome 16, CheloAbing_2.0, whole genome shotgun sequence genome:
aggagcaccacccagctccacttctggccctggccccggcccatGCCTGAGGCTAcgccccctcctccaccttcaGCTATGGCCCCCTTACTCTTGTCTGCATCctcttcccccctttccccccgaGCTACGGCCCCGCTCccggccctggctctgggggagaggCACAGACAGGAGTGAAGGGGAGCAtaaagtaaaaagtttggggaccactgctctagagctcAACCTGCTCCCTGTCTTATCCCTTAAGGTGGTCCCTATAGATCAGTGACTGAATTGCATTGGCCTGGGTGGTACGGAATTTATTCATTTAGCCATTAATAAATCTAAGTGGGACAGTAgaaaaaggtttctaaccatcagaggagtgaggatCTGGAACAGCATCCCAGTAGGAGGAATGGGGGCAAACAACCTAACTAGTTTGAAGAGGGAACTTGATAAATTTACTAATGGGATTATAGGATGGTGTTGCCTGCAATATCaggaactggactcaatgacccaggaagttccttccagtcctaccttCTATGTTCCTTGGAAGGTGTTTGCTCAGCTGTTGCCCCCGCAGTCCTTGTTCTGTGAATTAAAGAGAAATTATCTCTGGGGCTCTCAACTCAGCACCTTTCACGTTCACCAAATCCACTTAGAAAACATGATTCAGTGTTGAAATCTCAGACTGTCTGGCCAGACGCTGCCGGGTTGGCGAGGAACGGgaaagattgtttgtttttatgagaAAGCAGGGGGAATTGGCAAGTTTGGTGCTGCAAGTTAAAGCTAGAGAAGGGGAATTTTCTTGATTCCAGCCTTATGGCACAAAGCCTAATAAGGAGGCTACTTGCCGATATTTGGAGCAGAGAGTGCATTACAGCTGCTCTCTGGTTTCACACAGCCATCTGGGAATGGCCAGCAAGGTTTCTAATCTCGCTTTTTCCTAGTCACATGGTCAAAAGGCCCCTGGTGATTGCAACTGACGCCTGTATTTCCCTCCCTCTTctgctgtgtgcgtgtgtttcTCTGTGACTGTGGGGGTTGGGCTCATTACAGCTTGTAGCGTCAGCCCAGCCTCATTCACCTCTGATTGGCAGACCTCTGAGGTCCAGCCCAGCCTCGGTTTGCTCTGATTGGCAGAGCTCTGTGGTCCAGCCCAGCTTTCCTGGAAAGTTCTTGGAAATCTATCAAAGGTATTTCTGTGAACACATAGAGGGGACAGCAGCCAAATGctttataaaacagaaaacaacttACAACTTTTCAGCTGAGTCTCTGGAAGGAGCTGACCAATCTGACCCGACCCTGCCTTTTTCCTTGGGGATTTTGGTATATTTTGGaggctcttcccccaccccaattctCTGGAGTGCAGTGCTGACATCAAGATGTCCATTACGGACACGTctatttatactttttgttttttaatgtcagAACAGTGATGTGAATACAATACAATTCCAGGAATCCGTCACTTCCTGGAACAGATTAAAAGGGGCAAACAAAAGATTACttagttgtgtttttttcccagaGCTTCATTACTCTTGGAGCCAGCGTCCAAGTAGGTTGCAGCTCTCCCAGCTCCACATTCAGGGAGACATTATTTATTGATACCTATTTATTGTTATTTCGGAGGTGCTTTATATCCTGACTTGAAAGGTCATTTTGAAGGAGATTTCATTCCTTCTTTTAAAATcgtttttccttttctctgatcatttttatttttttctttgtaatcagagcaagaatatattttattatcttcAGAAGCACCAAGACTGCGCACATTTTCCTAGCTAAAGTTACTGAAAAATCAGTAAAATCTTTCTCTGGGCAGCCTGATTTGCTTTCTGCTTGGCTTCTCCGGGTGTGTTGAACTCCAGAGTGCCGTGGAAGAGGTTTGTTGGGAGCAGTCCAGTCTTTTTCTTCCTGTGAATTCCTAACTAAAGATTTGTCCTAGCTCCTCTGGGGAACAAAGAAGGCGGCAAGAAAAAAGGGAAGACCATTTTCCCATCCTATTGAAGACTTAATGCGTTTTTCTTGGTCCTGGAGTGACATGATCATCTGTGTTCAGGGGTAAGATTCCTTGCAGCCTTCGTTTTAAACGCTTGATTTGAGAATTGTCAATAACAGACTCTGGggcatatcctcagctggtataaactggtgtaGATCTATTCAGGTTAATGGGGCTATGctgatttgcatcagctgagtatctggccctcAGTACATGTGAGTGTCTTTTGTTTCTGGGGGTTTTATATCTTTTGTCTAAGAAGGCATGAACAGACACCCTGATATCCATGCTCTCTCTATAGCTGAGAAATCACATGGCACTCAAGGTTCTTACAGGTAAAAATTAGGGGAAAAGTCTGACTATGCTATACAATATATCATATGTAAAACTAGAGAGGAGAGATGCACAGAATAATAGGAGCTATCTGATTTCTCCATAGAAACAAACAACTTACAGGGAGAAGCttttcaggaatttttttaaaaactgtctatGTCTAATTCCAAATGAATATATAGAATTAATGTATATTTCTTCTTGCATAGCTTTTCTATACAAGATtatgtgtgtacacatgcatgtGTATACACACAGTGCATTATAAAAATTAAAGCTGGGGAAAGCCCTAGTACCCCAGATATCCAATAAGGTGCAAATAAATTCTTATGCATGCCTAATTTTATCATATAAGTACCCCTGGCTAGTGCATGCATATTGGTATTTGCGTGCTCACATGGTCAGTTAGGCACTACATGGGTTATCTACATATGTATGTACCTGATCTGCACGAATATATTAGGCATTTGTGCTCTTGGAAATATTTGCAAGCTGTCACCTTCGTTAATGGCTGGCCATGATGTCATTTTAACCATCCTGTTTGCCACTAGAAGATTTTCCTCACAGCATTATACTTTTGCTCTGTCTACTTTTAAGTGACTCAAGTCTGGGGatttccaccacttcccctgaGAGCCCCCAATGTCTCATAGAGCTcactattacaaatattttcctgcTGCTCAACCTGTGTCTTCCTTTGCTTGATTTCACCCATGTTTTCAGCCCACATGATAGTGCTCATAGCCAAACTGCttgaaattaatttttcagtttagGCTTTGCAGGACTCTATCATATGCTTTACTGAAGTGCAAATATATCATCTCTACAGCCTACCTATCATCTATACCTATAACCTGTCCCTCATTCAAATAGGGGAAGTTTGTCCACTGTTTGTCTTTATAAAGCCGCTTGTTCTATTGTCCTCTAAGATTGTATGCATTTTGGACCCAATCCTGCccttcttactcaggcaaaagtcCTGTGGGAGTTGATGGGAGTTTGCCAATATAAGGAGTGTAGGACTGGTCTTCCTGTACTATTTCACTATGTGTGTCATTATGAAGTTTGACTTATCACAGAGGAAATGGCAAAGATCACTCTAATTGGTACCACCTGTGTCTGCGCTCTTGTATCTTCTTAGTTCTCCAGGGCTTTTCTCAAGGAGTCAGAAAAAGTTTGTTTGCTGCTTCTTTTAGGACAAAAAGATGGATATCaactggacctgctgatttttatAAATACACTTTCTTCCACATAGTTCTTTATCTGGTTCATAATAGCAGCTATAGTCACAcgtattctgttcattcctgatCCTTGATCTCTTTTCTATATTTGTCTTGTTTAGTAGCTCAGCCACTTTTGAATCATCATTAATTGGACTCCATTAATGGTCCACATTCCTGCCACACAtagattttaaaactttctttcactgcagtgtgttcATTAGAGGTTCTGTAACCCCAGGTTTTTTTATATGTATGGAAGGGAAGCAAAATCCATGCAGCATCCCCTGTTACCCTTCCCTGGATATCGTGGAAGAACCCTACTGGAAATGCACGGGGGTTTGGGCTCCATGGATTTTAGGTGGCAGGATAGTCAGGGAGCAAATGGGAGCCAGAGGACGACCACTGTAGGTGAACTCATCTTTCTCCAATCCACACTGACCCCACTTCACTAGAGCTTTTGTGACTACGGAGAGGAGATTGTACATAGTGATGCTAGAACAAGTTTTATagcgggggtgctgagagccattgaaccaaactgtaaaccctgtatataatggaaaccacttcaagccagggggtgcaacagcaccccctgcactcctagttccagcacctctgattGTACACAGAGTTTAAAGACTTGAGTCCTTTCTGCATCTCTGAAGTGAAATGTGAATTGATTCACAGCTTCCTTTAATGAAAGGGGAATGGCTTCCCCAAGGTAGCTTCAAGATGAGTCCTGGAGGTTCAGAGTCTGCATTCCATGAAACAATGGAAGATACAGAAGCAGCATAGtgaaagcaggagcagaacttTCTAATAAATGATCAGTTAAGGTACCTAGTGATTGTCTAAAGATTCCATTCAAAACCGCTTCCTGGTCTCTCCATCTCCCCCAGTCAAATCTTaatcctcttcccaaatctggtgTCTAAAAAGCAAAATGGTTCTCATGCTagcaacaagaaaacatttctttaaacaCAAGACTTTGCCTGAGGGCGTAGCAGAAACATTTCCAAAAAGAAGCAAGCTCAGTTTTGGAATCCAAGCTGCAGCATTATTGTTCTCGAGCTGGGAATGAGGTCTATGCACCATGGGACCCCTTCTCCCCTATCTTTCACCTTTGTCAGTCATTCATCTCTGTGCAATGCAAACTGCTGGTGTAGAAAGCTACCAAACTGAATCCTCTACTGAGGGCAGCATTTGacactcacttttcacagtgattacacaaggtgcaaggcaatggaggaTCAGGACTGTACCACTCCTTTTTGAAAGAGCACAGGCAGTGCCCAAAAGCTACTGAATATAACCCAGGTCAGACTTTCCTTGGAGAAAGTGTCTGTGCTTCCTTCACGACAGTGCTACCATGTAAGGGAATCTTATCCAGAGCCATTGCCTGCAAAACAAGAGCCACAGAGAAACGCTTACACTAGATATCAGAGAATACTGGTGAAAACCAGGGGCTAAAACAAAGATTTAGTAGGTGAGGTCTTCTGGGatagaaattaataggcaggattCAAAGTCCATGCATGTCATATCTTGCTTTTCCTAAAGTAGAGATTGGCTGAAGAAGACCAGGGATGTATTTGGCTGATGTTTTAACTCACAACAGTCTCTTCTGAAAGTATGTGGAGCATTTGATTTTGTGGGATCAGTGTGTCATCCTTGATTGCCCTTCATTGTTTAAGAATACTGAGTGTCCCTCACTTTAGAGCCAGATTTACCTATGGCCCCATAAATGCAGAACCATGGAACTCTGACTGCAGCTCGCTCTTTCTCTTAAAGGAAAAACTCCCCTTCAATCCCCTCCATGCTATTGTTCTTCATATGTCTCTCCTTTTGGGTCTGTGTCCCACAATTGGGACACAGCAGGGCAAGAGGGCTGGAGAGAGGAGTGGGCCAAGTCAAGGTAGGGTGGGGAAGGCCAGTCTGTAACTTTATCCCTGCCTCATCCACTTTTGTGTGCCCATTAAATGTCACTGTCTATACAAAGGACAAAGTTGATAAGATTGGAGGAGAAACGCCAGGGACATCcgtcttctctccctccctttttccTGTGACATGGGAGAATGCTGCAGCTGCCTTTTAAATCTCCATTAGCTTCAGGCAGTCCCTATGTCTCAAGTTGGGGATGGTACTGCATTTCCCTGGGAACACATTTaccttatttttttaaccctAGAGAGGTCACCTTGGTGCCAGGTGCAGTAGGGATAAACATTTGAGATGTGCTGCAGCACAGGGTTGAGTGAGGGTGAAGAGTGACAGAAGGCCTGAGCCAGGCCCAGTCAGATCCTCCTATCAGCTGCTCTCTTTTTATTCTCTTTCCTTTAATTTTGCATTTCACTCTTGCCAGCTCTGTAGGATTTTCACATGCAGGAGCAATGCAAGTAGGGTGCTGCTCACCTAGAGCACTGACACACATGCTGCTTATTTTCAGCCTCCGTCTGCAGGACATGCAGCTTTGTACATTCCCCTGGCAGTGAAAACTCCGGGCTACTTCCTCAGACTCAGAAGTCTGACTGGCAGTGAGAGCTCCTTCTTTATACTTCATCATCCTGTACTCTCACCACAGGTTAACATTCCCCATGGTACAGAGAAGGACTTGTCACAGACCACAGGGCAATGGGACACATTGCAGCTAGTTGCTAGAAGGCTACAATCCTGCTCCCTTGGAAGATTTATAACTACACTGAACAATGCTCACCATGGCACTACCTTGTTGAAACCCTTCTACCATTATAAACATGCCAGGGCTCGGTGGTTCCACTTTACACTAAGTTTCCTTCATGCCATTTGAATGCCAGGGCCTGTGTAGTGCCAGGGATTGGCTAGTTATTCTGCTGTGATGGCACTTCAAGATCAGCACACACTTAGCTTCTAACAGGCCTGACAAGATCAGGCCAACCTGTAGTGACAGGAAgataactggggggagggagggggacggtGATTCTCCTCTCAGACACACTgtcataaatctggagtaactccactgaagtttaAACCAGTGAaatagaatcaggcccactgcaTGTAATCAGGAATCCTATCTGTATCTCCTCCCCACAGCcttattaaaaatgcaatatcCGATATATTAgtgcagtggctttcaacctttccagactactgtacccattCCTtgaaggagtctgatttgtcttgcgtatcctgaagtttcacctcacttaaaactacttgcttacaaaatcagacataaaaatgccgaagtgtcacagcacactaatactgaaaaattgctgactttctcatttttacctgtaaaattataaaataaatcaaccggaatataaatattggacttacatttcagtgtataatatataaagcagtataaacaagcccttgtctgtatgaaattgtagtttgtactgacttcgctagtcctttttatatagcctggtgtaaaactaggcaaatatctagatgagttgatgtacccccggaagactcTGTGTACCCCTCAGAGGTATGCATACCCTGAGTTGAGGACCAATGGATTAGAGGAATGTCAGACTCTTGGTAGAGTTACAAGGTGTTTGAACTAGTGTCCCTTCCAAGGTGGAAAAAGCCACCTATGCCTCCCTGCATGGAGGGGTTCATCTTTAGCTCtgtgatgtttgttttttgcttttctaCTTCTATTGGAAACATAACCATAGTGAGGATCTGTTTACAGAACAGGTGCTGTAGCACAGCAGAGCAGACGCTGAGCTGATAATGCAACCTTAGGCAAGACAAGCTAAAAATCACACAATACATCCTTCATTTCAGACCTCATCCTTTGCTGGCGGAGGAGAAGATCAGGAGACAGTCGCTCAGAGGCATTGCAGTGGATTTGTCCGAGCAGATCATGCAACCTCGCTCCGTTATGGTCTTCCAGGGAGAATCTGCTCCTGCCTTCATGGCACCTGCTCCTGAGAATAACCTGCCTCGGATGCGAGATCCTGAAGAAGACTTGCTATGCATTGCAAAAACCTTCTCCTATCTGCGAGAATCCGGTAAGGCTCTACCCACCAGCATGAGGTCACTGGGTGAGGGGGCCACAGGGTGCGGGGAAGAATTCTCTGTGAGTCACCTCTAAGAAGAATTTCCTCTCCTAGGAAGGTCGCTGGGCAATAAGGTTGGTCTGCTGTAAGTGTCTTGCCCCAGAAGCTGTCACAGCAGAAACTTATCAATGCAACGAGTGGTCCTGGTCTCAGCCACCACACAGTCAGTGTTTATATCACAAAGTAGCCTACCACTAGCATACACGGGAGCTTTGCCTTTAATAGCTCAATTGACAGAAAGGGGAACTGGCTCCTCTGTCTGTGTAAGCCCCAAACACTGCAGAAGTGGCCTCCCTTCCTCCAGCCTAAGCACACTGATGAAAAACGTAGGCTGGAAATTTTGCAGGGCTTGGCTATGCCATCTCTACTGTATTTCCCATGaagcctgctcctgcctccctgaTATGAGCAGCCTGTGTTTTCAGTCTAGTGAtgattctttctttctaaatgaaCTCTCTCTCTTTGGGATTCCTTTCCAGGCTGGTATTGGGGGTCTATCACAGCCAGTGAGGCCAAGCAGCATCTTCAGAAGATGCCTGAGGGTACCTTCCTGGTACGGGACAGCACACACCCCAGCTACCTGTTCACACTTTCCGTCAAGACCAACCGGGGTCCCACCAATGTGCGCATTGAATATGCCGACAGCAAGTTCCGGCTCGACTCGAACTGCCTGTCCAAACCCCGCATCTTGGCCTTCCCAGATGTGGTCAGCCTTATCCAGCACTATGTCATGTCCTGCACAGTGGAGAACAAGAATGAGGCCCCTTACCCACCGCCTTCGCCCCTGTCCTCCATGCAAAAGGAGATGGTGGCTGCGGCAGTGCACTTGAAGCTGATACGGCCACTCAGCCGCAAGGACAGTGCCCCCAGCCTACAGCACCTGTGCCGGCTACAGATTAACAAGTCGACAGAGGAGGTGGaccagctgcccctgcccaggagGATGGGGGACTATTTGAAGCAatatcccttccagctctgaggtACAGCCAACGGGCCTCAGACCAACAGACTAGAATCTTGATGTCTTTTTGTCTCGTTGAATCATGGCATCAAGGGGGTACAGTAAAGACATGGTCATCAGCAGTGATTGCATCcacttttcctctcccttcccccaattccatgtctacaccagggagggggctgatggtaCCTGTGAACTGTGGGGCACAATCCAACCTCCGAGCCACAGAGGCTTGAAGGAAATGCTCTTGACACGTGCACACTACTTGAAT
This genomic interval carries:
- the CISH gene encoding cytokine-inducible SH2-containing protein; translated protein: MRFSWSWSDMIICVQGPHPLLAEEKIRRQSLRGIAVDLSEQIMQPRSVMVFQGESAPAFMAPAPENNLPRMRDPEEDLLCIAKTFSYLRESGWYWGSITASEAKQHLQKMPEGTFLVRDSTHPSYLFTLSVKTNRGPTNVRIEYADSKFRLDSNCLSKPRILAFPDVVSLIQHYVMSCTVENKNEAPYPPPSPLSSMQKEMVAAAVHLKLIRPLSRKDSAPSLQHLCRLQINKSTEEVDQLPLPRRMGDYLKQYPFQL